In one Microbacterium invictum genomic region, the following are encoded:
- a CDS encoding ABC transporter substrate-binding protein, protein MTTMDILETFTIPFVPERLSLLLNGGDSSELATRQCRTEIAKALYYLLGLSYADIRIPTVRAFSPEPGGCHTNEGDDHMATRKAMVGLVAVAATTLLLTSCSSGSGEESESGEVAGDITFLTNRTDLETDGTWEAYVEEFQQVYPDVNVTVEAITNYADDVRTRMSSPNGYGDVLLIPQVPADQFADFFEPLGDVGELEETYRFLPPASYDGVAYGIALGGNANGVLYNTEVFEAAGVTELPTTEEEYLDALRAVSENTDAIPYYTNYKDGWPLGGQWTANVGALTGNPDAQNEMANDPEPWVEGTDIYAIDSLLYDIVAEGLSEPDPLTTNWEQSKTDLASGEIASMVLGSWAISQFQTAAADAGASEDAIGFMAFPATAENGTQYATIGGDYNLAINKNSPNKAAARAWLDWLVEESGFTDSQGMISAVIEDPLPSNLSALADGGVELIEAAPAPAGQEGLLSNVADTSQVDIWGNLYRQQLVDVARGQAEGDKESFFADLNARWGEAVEELAG, encoded by the coding sequence ATGACCACGATGGACATTCTCGAGACATTCACGATTCCCTTCGTCCCCGAACGCCTGAGTTTGCTTCTGAACGGCGGCGATTCGAGTGAGTTGGCTACCCGACAGTGTAGGACAGAAATCGCTAAAGCGCTTTACTATTTGCTGGGGCTGTCTTACGCTGACATCCGCATCCCAACGGTGAGGGCATTCTCACCGGAACCCGGAGGATGCCATACCAACGAGGGAGACGATCACATGGCAACACGCAAGGCAATGGTTGGCCTTGTCGCAGTCGCGGCGACGACGCTGCTGCTGACCTCGTGCTCGAGCGGCAGCGGCGAGGAGTCCGAGAGTGGCGAAGTCGCGGGGGACATCACATTCCTGACCAATCGGACCGATCTGGAAACCGACGGCACGTGGGAGGCATACGTCGAGGAGTTTCAGCAGGTCTACCCCGACGTCAACGTGACGGTAGAGGCGATCACCAATTACGCAGACGACGTGCGCACTCGCATGAGCAGTCCCAACGGGTACGGTGACGTGCTTCTCATCCCACAGGTGCCGGCGGACCAGTTCGCGGACTTCTTCGAGCCGCTCGGTGACGTCGGAGAGCTCGAGGAGACATACCGATTCCTCCCACCCGCGAGCTATGACGGCGTCGCCTACGGGATCGCACTGGGCGGAAACGCGAATGGTGTGCTGTACAACACCGAAGTCTTCGAGGCTGCTGGTGTTACCGAGCTCCCGACGACCGAAGAGGAATACCTCGACGCTCTTCGCGCCGTGAGTGAGAACACCGACGCCATTCCGTACTACACCAACTACAAGGATGGCTGGCCTCTGGGGGGCCAGTGGACCGCGAACGTCGGTGCACTGACCGGTAACCCGGATGCGCAGAACGAGATGGCGAACGACCCCGAGCCGTGGGTCGAGGGTACCGACATCTACGCAATCGACTCGCTTCTCTACGACATCGTCGCAGAGGGGCTCAGCGAGCCCGATCCGCTCACGACGAACTGGGAGCAGTCGAAGACGGACCTCGCATCGGGCGAGATCGCGTCGATGGTGCTGGGATCGTGGGCGATCTCGCAGTTCCAGACCGCAGCTGCGGATGCCGGGGCTTCAGAGGACGCCATCGGATTCATGGCTTTCCCAGCGACTGCGGAGAACGGGACGCAATACGCCACGATCGGCGGCGACTACAACCTGGCGATCAACAAGAACTCGCCCAATAAGGCCGCCGCTCGCGCATGGCTCGATTGGTTGGTGGAGGAGTCCGGGTTCACGGACAGTCAGGGCATGATCTCCGCGGTCATCGAAGACCCGCTGCCCTCCAACCTCAGTGCGCTAGCCGACGGTGGCGTGGAGCTCATCGAAGCGGCGCCCGCTCCCGCGGGCCAGGAGGGCCTGCTGAGCAACGTCGCGGACACCTCGCAAGTGGACATCTGGGGCAACCTCTACCGCCAGCAGCTGGTCGATGTCGCACGCGGTCAAGCCGAAGGCGACAAGGAGAGCTTCTTCGCAGACCTTAACGCGCGCTGGGGTGAAGCGGTCGAAGAGCTCGCAGGCTGA